Proteins from one Bombus vancouverensis nearcticus unplaced genomic scaffold, iyBomVanc1_principal scaffold0069, whole genome shotgun sequence genomic window:
- the LOC143304972 gene encoding uncharacterized protein LOC143304972 encodes MKFQKYPILCKKITGREMTREVTNASKTVCRSIETKAKSVSKQARSEPVKETNLQQKITDDNTNHINLGMTVTSIFPNESDGRSSEELFNVPMEQSMQSKILKCIEKLYSDNPELRKIAEDISCA; translated from the exons atgaaatttcaaaaatatcccatattgtgtaagaaaataactggaagggaaatgacgagggaagtgacaaatgcaagcaaaac tgtttgtagaagtattgagacaaaagccaaatctgttagtaaacaagcgagaagtgagcctgtgaaagagacgaatctacagcagaagataactgatgacaatacgaatcatattaatctcggAATGACAGTGACGTCGATATTTcccaatgagagtgatggacgttcatcagaagagctatttaacgtcccaatggaacaatccatgcaatcgaagatattgaaatgcattgaaaagctttattcagataatccggaattacgaaagattgctgaggacatctcatgc gcctag